In Archocentrus centrarchus isolate MPI-CPG fArcCen1 chromosome 16, fArcCen1, whole genome shotgun sequence, a single window of DNA contains:
- the tnfb gene encoding tumor necrosis factor b (TNF superfamily, member 2), whose product MVAYTTTPVDVEAGAEAKTVVLVEKRSPAEWIWKGCSVLFIVGLCLGGVLLFACYWNRRPDMMTQSGQTEAPKEKNTADPTDPHHTLRWISSKAKAAIHLEGSDSNGQLEWRNGQGQAFAQGGFKLEDNKIIIPHTGLYFVYSQASFRVTCGNSGGDEEAERGLMALSHRIWRYSESIGSRSSLMSAVRSACQNTVQEDDFTDEQSWYNAIYLGAVFQLNKGDTLWTETYKPSQLETEDGRTFFGVFAL is encoded by the exons ATGGTGGCATACACAACCACACCAGTTGATGTGGAGGCTGGTGCTGAGGCGAAGACGGTGGTTTTAGTTGAGAAGAGATCACCTGCAGAGTGGATATGGAAGGGGTGCAGCGTCCTCTTCATCGTGGGTCTTTGTTTGGGAGGCGTCCTGCTGTTTGCCTGCTACTGGAATAGAAGGCCAGATATGATG ACACAATCGGGACAGACCGAAGCACCAAAGGAGAAAAACACCGCTGACCCGACAG ATCCCCACCACACACTGAGATGGATCAGCAGCAAAGCCAAGGCAGCCATCCATCTAGAAG GTAGCGACTCAAATGGTCAGCTGGAGTGGAGGAACGGTCAGGGCCAGGCGTTCGCTCAGGGCGGCTTCAAGCTGGAGGACAATAAAATCATCATCCCACACACCGGCCTCTACTTCGTCTACAGCCAGGCGTCCTTCAGAGTGACCTGTGGCAACAGCGGTGGTGACGAGGAAGCTGAAAGAGGCCTGATGGCTCTCAGCCACAGGATCTGGCGCTACTCAGAGTCCATAGGAAGCAGGTCCTCTCTGATGAGCGCGGTGAGGTCGGCGTGCCAAAACACGGTTCAGGAGGATGACTTCACAGACGAGCAGAGCTGGTACAACGCCATTTACCTGGGCGCTGTGTTCCAGCTGAATAAAGGAGACACGCTGTGGACAGAAACCTACAAGCCATCACAGCTGGAGACGGAGGATGGAAGGACCTTCTTTGGTGTGTTTGCACTTTGA